One Synechocystis sp. LKSZ1 genomic window, GGCCATCGCCGGAGCCATTCCCCAATTAAAGGCCGCTGGTATTCCGCCAACCGCCGACTTGGTATATGCCTCCGGTTCTAGTCTTGACCCCCACATCACCCCTGAAGCCGCCCAGGGCCAGATTACCAGGGTAGCAAAGGCCCGAGGCCTCTCAGCCAGTCAACTGGAAGAGCTAATTCAAAGCAATATCGATGGCCGTTTCCTCGGTATTTTTGGAGAACCGGGGGTGAATGTGCTGAAACTGAATCTTGGTCTAGACCGTTATTCCACAGAGCAAACAAAGTGATCAGTCAGCGGCGGGGCAGACATAAAATCTTTATCGGCATGGCCCCAGGGGTCGGTAAAACCTTCAAGATGCTGGAGGAGGCCCAGGACCTCAAAGAGGAAGGGATCGATGTGGTGATTGGCCTCTTGGAAACCCATGGCAGAGAAGAGACTGCTGAACAAGCGGAAGGGTTAGAACAAATTCCACGTCAACGAATTGCCTGTGGGGAAAAGTTTCTGACCGAAATGGATACGGAGGCGATTGTCCAACGCTCACCGAAACTGGCCTTGATTGATGAACTGGCCCATACTAATGTGCCGGGATCTGTGAGAGAAAAACGCTACCAGGATGTCGAAGTGATCCTAGCGGCGGGAATTGATGTCTATTCCACCGTCAATATTCAACACATCGAAAGCTTGAATGACCTAGTGGCCAAAATTACCGGGATTGTGGTGCGGGAACGCATTCCCGACCGAATTTTGGAAGAAGCCAATGAAATTGTGGTTGTGGATGTCACCCCAGAAACCCTAGAAGAACGCCTTCTAGAGGGAAAGATCTACGCCCCGGAGAAAATTCAAACGGCCCTCACCCATTTTTTCCAACGGCGTCACCTGATTGCCCTACGGGAACTGGCCCTGCGAGAAGTTGCGGATACCGTCGAAGAGGACGGCAACCATTCGCCCTCACCTTCACCCACCTGGAGTATCCATGAGCGCGTCATGGTCTGTGTTTCCACCTATGCCCATTCCCTGCGTCTGCTCCGGCGAGCCGGCCGCATTGCCAATTATATGAATGCAGAACTCATTGCTATTTTTGTGGATAAACCGGATGCTTTTCTGACCAAGGCTGAAACCCTGCACCTGGAAACCTGCGAGCGCATCTGCCGGGAATTTGGGGGCCAATTTCTGCGGGTGACCAGCCACGATATTCCCCAAGCGATTGCCGACATGGCCGAACAAAAACGGATTACGCAGATCGTGATTGGGGAAAGTCAACAGGCCCGTTGGCCTCGTTTTTTTCGTCGTTCCTTTACCCAGCGCCTGATGGATCTCATTTGGCATAAAAATATTGACCTCCACATCATCGCCACAGAAAAGTGAGGTCATTGGAGAGGCGAGGCCGTCCCCTCAGTTTTTTGGTAAAATTTGGCGTAAAGCTAGGGGTGTCTAGGCAACTAGGCTGAGAAAAACCCTTAGAACCTGAGCCTGGGTAATACCAGCGGAGGGAAGCTGTTTATTGAGGACATCTAAATATGAGAGCAGATTGGGTTGCGAAACGGCAGGGACACAGCAATGTTTCCCAGATGCACTACGCCCGTCAAGGGGTGATCACCGAAGAAATGAGCTATGTAGCTCAGCGGGAAAACCTGCCGGTGGAGTTGATTCGTGATGAAGTGGCCCGGGGCCGGATGATTATTCCTGCCAACATCAACCACACCAACCTAGAACCGATGGCCATTGGCATCGCCTCGAAGTGTAAGGTGAATGCCAATATCGGAGCCTCTCCCAATTCCTCCAACATCGATGAGGAAGTGGCCAAGCTGAAACTAGCCGTTAAGTACGGCGCTGATACGGTGATGGATCTCTCCACGGGGGGCGGAGATTTGGATGTGATCCGTACCGCTATTATTAATGCTTCTCCCGTTCCCATCGGCACCGTGCCCATCTACCAGGCCCTGGAAAGTGTCCACGGCAGTATCGAAAACCTCACCCCCGATGATTTCCTGCACATCATCGAAAAGCACGCCCAGCAAGGGGTGGACTACATGACCATCCACGCCGGCCTGTTGATCGAATACTTGCCCTTGGTCAAAACCCGGATCACCGGCATTGTCTCTCGCGGCGGCGGTATTATCGCCAAATGGATGCTCCATCACCATAAGCAAAATCCCCTCTATACCCACTTCAACGAGATCATCGAAATCTTTAAAAAATACGATGTCTCCTTCAGCTTGGGGGATTCCCTGCGGCCCGGCTGTACCCATGATGCCTCCGATGATGCCCAATTGTCGGAACTAAAAACCCTGGGCCAATTGACCCGCAAGGCCTGGGAACACGATGTGCAAGTGATGGTAGAAGGGCCTGGCCATGTGCCCATGGATCAGATCGAATTTAACGTCAAAAAACAAATGGAAGAGTGCTCGGAAGCGCCCTTCTACGTCCTCGGCCCCTTGGTAACGGATATTGCTCCCGGTTATGACCACATTACTTCTGCCATTGGGGCGGCCATTGCCGGTTGGCACGGAACCGCCATGCTCTGCTACGTCACGCCGAAGGAACACCTGGGCCTGCCTAACGCTGAAGATGTCCGTAACGGTCTAATCGCTTACAAAATTGCGGCCCACGCGGCGGATATTGCCCGCCATCGGCCGGGGGCCCGGGACCGCGACGATCAATTGTCCACTGCCCGTTATAACTTTGATTGGAATCGCCAGTTTGAACTATCTCTAGATCCAGAACGGGCGCGGGAATACCACGACGAAACCCTACCAGCAGATATCTACAAAACTGCCGAATTTTGCTCCATGTGTGGGCCGAAGTTCTGTCCGATGCAAACCAAGGTGGATGCGGAAATGCTGGAAGAATTAGAAGTCTTCCTCGCGAAAGATAAGGAAGTAGTGGCCCAACGCTAAAGCCCGCCTATTCCTACCAATCTGTTGAAGATAATCTGACCTCGACCCCTGCCGTTGGTGGGGGTTATTTTTTCTGACTGGGCCTGAGAATCAAGAAATATTAATAATTGCACCTTCGGTTTCTGGTTGCTCAGCGGAGAACTGCTATAATCAGCCCCTAAATCACCCGGATTACAGGATTTCCCATGACTGATTGGCGCGTCATTGATGGCAGTATTACAGCTCCTAAGGGATTTAAGGCCGCTGGGATTACGGCCGGCCTTAAACCCTCTGGGGCTCCCGATTTGGCCCTGATCTATTCTGAGTCGGAAGCCATTGCCGCCGGAGTCTTTACCACCAGCCAAGTTCGAGCTGCCTGTGTGGATTACTGTCGCCAGCGTCTCCAGGCCAAGGCCAGTGCCCGCGCCATCCTCATCAATGCGGGCCAGGCCAATGCCGCCACTGGTAGTCAGGGTTGGGATGATGCCCAAGAATCTGCGCAACTCCTAGCCCAGTCCCTCAATCTGGCCCCGGAATCAATTCTGCTGGCCTCAACGGGAGTGATTGGCCAACGGATTAAAATGGAGGCCCTGCGGTCTGGGATTCCCCAAGTTGTGGCCGCCCTTTCGGAAACCGGCGGTGCCGCCGCGGCCCAGGCTATTATTACAACGGATCTCATCAGTAAAAGCGTGGCCCTGGAAACCCTAATTGATGGCCGCCCTGTCCGCATTGGCGGCATTGCCAAGGGGTCGGGTATGATCCATCCCAATATGGCAACGATGTTGGCCTTTATTACCTGTGATGCCGCCGTTTCAACGACGCTATGGCAACAGATGCTCAGCCGGGCCGCCGATAAAAGTTTTAACCAAATTACGGTAGATGGTGATACCAGCACCAATGATGCGTTAATTGCCCTGGCTAATGGTCAATCCCGGACGCCGGCCATCACGGAAGCCGGCCCCCAGGCCCAAACACTAGAAGCGATGTTGACGGCAGTTTGTGAACATTTGGCCAAGGCCATTGCGCGGGATGGGGAAGGGGCCACCTGCCTTATTGAAGTCCAAGTCAGTGGCGCCACTGACGATACCGCCGCTCGAAAAATTGCCCGTACCATTGCGGGGTCTTCTCTGGTGAAATCAGCTATTTTTGGTCGGGATCCTAACTGGGGCCGCATTGCCGGGGCCGCGGGCCGAGCCGGTGCCACTTTCCGGCAAGAAGACCTACAAATCAAGCTGGGGCCCTTTACCCTGATGGAAAACGGCCAGCCCCTCCCCTTTGACCGGCCCGCCGCCAGTGCCTACCTCAAACAAGCGGCTGCCGGGGCCTATCTCCAGGAAGATACCGTCCTGATTTCCGTCTGTGTCGGTAACGGTTCTGGGACGGGCGTGGCCTGGGGCTGTGACCTAAGTTATGATTACGTCCGCATTAATGCTGAATATACCACCTAGGGCCCTAGAGAATCAGCACCGAATTGACCTTACCGGCATTAGGGCCATCGCTGAGCGGCTCCACTGTCGGGGTCAAAAAACCAGCAGCACTCAGGCCGAGTCGCAGCCAAACTAAGAGGGTTGCTCCCATTACCAAAAACTTAATAGTATGAAAGGCCATAATACTAACCCTGCGTGAAAGGAGGAATATCCTTTATTGAACGAGTTTTGGCCAATCCCTACCTCCCCAAGACAGATGAACAATAATTCATTCTCTTGGGGGAGGATCCCCAGGCATTCGTGGTAGGATGAAAAATTGGATTGCCCAAAACCAGGGCCTATCTAACCTAGCTCTGTTTGCGCCTGCCGTAACCTGAAGCCCCTTTTTAGTTGCTTGTATTGACGTAGAAAATGAAACATACGCTCTCTGTTTTGGTAGAAGATGAAGCAGGCGTTTTGACTCGTATCGCCGGACTCTTTGCGCGACGGGGCTACAATATCGAAAGCTTGGCCGTTGGGCCGGCAGAACAGGGAGGGGTGTCTCGGATCACGATGGTGGTACCGGGAGACGATAGCACCATTGAGCAGTTAACCAAACAGCTTTATAAACTGATCAATGTCCTCAAGGTTCAAGATATCACCCAAACTCCCTGTGTTGAGCGAGAACTCATGCTAGTCAAGGTGAGTGCGGCGGCAGTGAATCGCGCGGAAGTGATCGAGTTGGCCCAGGTATTTCGGGCCCGCATTGTCGATATTTCCGAGGAAACCGTCACCATTGAGGTGGTCGGCGATCCGGGTAAAATGGTCGCCATTATTCAAATGCTGGCCAAGTTTGGTATTCGAGAAGTGGCCCGCACCGGTAAAATTGCCCTCGTCCGGGAATCGGGGGTTAATACTGAATATCTCAAATCTCTAGAAGCCAAGATTTAGTCTAAGGGGCCGATTTTTGTCGGCCGGCTTTGCCGCCAAATCCACCAGGCCGCTAAGCAAAGGGTGCAATTACCCAGCACTGTCATACTGGCCTGGAGGGTCACTAACCAATCGAGGCTTTCTCGGTTATCAAAAAAATGCCAAGTACAGGCGCAGAGAGCACTGACTAGGGCCGGTAACATCCCCCAAGCGAGAGCCTGCCAATGAGGCCGTTGGCTAACCTGGGCGTAGCGTCCGACCAGGGCCATGGCCGCGATCCATTCAATCACGCTGGAAACATGGATCATCCAGGTGGGCAGAGACAGGGCATTCATGATTTTTTGGCCAATTGTTTGACGGTTTGATAGAGTTCCGGCAGACGCTTATAGATAGCAGATGCCTTTAGGTAAAGGCGATTAGGAACATGGGGACTCCCTGACACCACTTCCCCAGGGGCCACTTCTCCATGGATACCGGTTTGGGCAGAGGCAATGGCCCCGTCACCAATTTTGGACTGGTTGGCCACCCCGACTTGGCCCGCTAGGATAACGCGATTACCAATGGTGACGCCACCGGCTACCCCCACCTGAGCCGCCATAGCGCAGGCCTGGCCAATGTGACAACCATGGGCGATATGAACCAGATTATCGAGTTTGGTGTATTGACCAATACGAGTTTCCCCCACGGCGGGCCGGTCAATGGCACTATTGCAGCCCACCTCAACCCCGCGCTCGAGGACGACAAGACCGGACTGCTCCATTTTGAACCAGCCTTCGGCGGTGGGTACAAAACCAAAACCTTCGGCCCCGATCACGGCACCGCTATGAATCACACAATCTGGGCCTATTTGCGTCCGCTCATGAATCGTACAGTTGGCATGAAGAATTGTCCCTTCCCCGATACTCACCCCAGGATAGACAACGCTATTGGCATGGATACAGACCCGATCACCCAACGTCACGCCAGCATGAATCACCACATGGGGGCCAAGGTAAAGATCCTGCCCCAGGATCACCGAGGGATCAATAATTGCCGTGGGATGAATGCCTGCCGGGGGTCGAAAGGGTTGGTAGAACAAACTAATGGCCTGAGCAAAGGCCAGACGCGGGTCTTTCACCGCAATCCAGGCCATCTCCCGGTCTTCACACAGGGACTGAATTGTTTCATCGCAGGGAATAATCAAGGCCCTGGCGTTGGTGGTGGCAATCAGCGATGCAAACTTTACCCCCTCAACATAGCTCAGACTTTGGGGGGGAGCCTCAGCCAAAGCGGCGACTCCCACAATCATGGGATCGCGGTCAGTTTTCACAGTCAAGCTATGGGCCTGCACCAGAGGGCCTAGACGGTCAACAAGGTCACGGAATTGCATCACAGCGGGCAAAGTCAAGAATGTTCTCAATTATAAGCCAGGGCCAGCAGACGTTCTGCAATGGGGAGGGCCACGGGCATCACCGACAGACGATTTCCTTTTTTAACGACGTCCAACTCCTCCGGGCTAAAGGTCGTTTTGAGCGTTGCTAAGGAAATGGGCCGGGGCCATTTTTCCAGAAAGGTTACTTGTACTGTCTGCCAGCGGGGGGCTTCGGGGCGGGCCTTGGGGTCGTAATAATCACTCTGGGGGTCAAACTGGGTCGGGTCAACGACTTGCGCCGCCGTCACCTGCATCAGTCCCACAATCGCCGGGGGTTGGCAATTGGAATGGTAGAAAAAGGCCTGATCGCCGATGCACATCTGCCGGAGAAAATTACGGGCCTGGTAATTACGAACGCCATCCCAGAGGGTGACCTGTTCGGCTTGGAGGTGGTCAATGCTGTAGGTCGTAGGTTCCGATTTCATCAGCCAATAGTTCATAGTATTTTCCGAGGCCTAATTCAAGGGAGGACTAGCCAGGGCCACGACACAGGCTCGCCCCTGGGCCTTAGCCTGATACAAAGCCTGGTCTGCTTGTTTAAAAAGATGCCTTATATCCGTATTTTGTTGGGGAACACAAGCCGTCAACCCCGCACTCAGGGTTACGACAGTACTGACTTTAGAGGTGGGATGGGGAAGATTCAAGTTGCCCACTTCCCGCAGGGCCTTTTCTGCAATGCCTTGG contains:
- a CDS encoding sensor histidine kinase KdpD, with translation MISQRRGRHKIFIGMAPGVGKTFKMLEEAQDLKEEGIDVVIGLLETHGREETAEQAEGLEQIPRQRIACGEKFLTEMDTEAIVQRSPKLALIDELAHTNVPGSVREKRYQDVEVILAAGIDVYSTVNIQHIESLNDLVAKITGIVVRERIPDRILEEANEIVVVDVTPETLEERLLEGKIYAPEKIQTALTHFFQRRHLIALRELALREVADTVEEDGNHSPSPSPTWSIHERVMVCVSTYAHSLRLLRRAGRIANYMNAELIAIFVDKPDAFLTKAETLHLETCERICREFGGQFLRVTSHDIPQAIADMAEQKRITQIVIGESQQARWPRFFRRSFTQRLMDLIWHKNIDLHIIATEK
- the thiC gene encoding phosphomethylpyrimidine synthase, yielding MRADWVAKRQGHSNVSQMHYARQGVITEEMSYVAQRENLPVELIRDEVARGRMIIPANINHTNLEPMAIGIASKCKVNANIGASPNSSNIDEEVAKLKLAVKYGADTVMDLSTGGGDLDVIRTAIINASPVPIGTVPIYQALESVHGSIENLTPDDFLHIIEKHAQQGVDYMTIHAGLLIEYLPLVKTRITGIVSRGGGIIAKWMLHHHKQNPLYTHFNEIIEIFKKYDVSFSLGDSLRPGCTHDASDDAQLSELKTLGQLTRKAWEHDVQVMVEGPGHVPMDQIEFNVKKQMEECSEAPFYVLGPLVTDIAPGYDHITSAIGAAIAGWHGTAMLCYVTPKEHLGLPNAEDVRNGLIAYKIAAHAADIARHRPGARDRDDQLSTARYNFDWNRQFELSLDPERAREYHDETLPADIYKTAEFCSMCGPKFCPMQTKVDAEMLEELEVFLAKDKEVVAQR
- the argJ gene encoding bifunctional ornithine acetyltransferase/N-acetylglutamate synthase, whose protein sequence is MTDWRVIDGSITAPKGFKAAGITAGLKPSGAPDLALIYSESEAIAAGVFTTSQVRAACVDYCRQRLQAKASARAILINAGQANAATGSQGWDDAQESAQLLAQSLNLAPESILLASTGVIGQRIKMEALRSGIPQVVAALSETGGAAAAQAIITTDLISKSVALETLIDGRPVRIGGIAKGSGMIHPNMATMLAFITCDAAVSTTLWQQMLSRAADKSFNQITVDGDTSTNDALIALANGQSRTPAITEAGPQAQTLEAMLTAVCEHLAKAIARDGEGATCLIEVQVSGATDDTAARKIARTIAGSSLVKSAIFGRDPNWGRIAGAAGRAGATFRQEDLQIKLGPFTLMENGQPLPFDRPAASAYLKQAAAGAYLQEDTVLISVCVGNGSGTGVAWGCDLSYDYVRINAEYTT
- the ilvN gene encoding acetolactate synthase small subunit, producing MKHTLSVLVEDEAGVLTRIAGLFARRGYNIESLAVGPAEQGGVSRITMVVPGDDSTIEQLTKQLYKLINVLKVQDITQTPCVERELMLVKVSAAAVNRAEVIELAQVFRARIVDISEETVTIEVVGDPGKMVAIIQMLAKFGIREVARTGKIALVRESGVNTEYLKSLEAKI
- a CDS encoding DUF2499 domain-containing protein; translated protein: MNALSLPTWMIHVSSVIEWIAAMALVGRYAQVSQRPHWQALAWGMLPALVSALCACTWHFFDNRESLDWLVTLQASMTVLGNCTLCLAAWWIWRQSRPTKIGPLD
- the lpxD gene encoding UDP-3-O-(3-hydroxymyristoyl)glucosamine N-acyltransferase encodes the protein MQFRDLVDRLGPLVQAHSLTVKTDRDPMIVGVAALAEAPPQSLSYVEGVKFASLIATTNARALIIPCDETIQSLCEDREMAWIAVKDPRLAFAQAISLFYQPFRPPAGIHPTAIIDPSVILGQDLYLGPHVVIHAGVTLGDRVCIHANSVVYPGVSIGEGTILHANCTIHERTQIGPDCVIHSGAVIGAEGFGFVPTAEGWFKMEQSGLVVLERGVEVGCNSAIDRPAVGETRIGQYTKLDNLVHIAHGCHIGQACAMAAQVGVAGGVTIGNRVILAGQVGVANQSKIGDGAIASAQTGIHGEVAPGEVVSGSPHVPNRLYLKASAIYKRLPELYQTVKQLAKKS
- a CDS encoding EVE domain-containing protein, with translation MNYWLMKSEPTTYSIDHLQAEQVTLWDGVRNYQARNFLRQMCIGDQAFFYHSNCQPPAIVGLMQVTAAQVVDPTQFDPQSDYYDPKARPEAPRWQTVQVTFLEKWPRPISLATLKTTFSPEELDVVKKGNRLSVMPVALPIAERLLALAYN